The Psychromonas sp. MME1 genome window below encodes:
- the tmk gene encoding dTMP kinase, translated as MSTLDKLANKFIVIEGLEGAGKTTAINYVAKWLALQNIPENKIVYTREPGGTELAEKIRDIVKMDIDGELLDDKAELLLMYAARVQLVEHLIKPALAEGKVVIGDRHNYSSLAYQGGGRGIDLQLIKEIKQVALGDFEADFTLYLDIDPELGLSRAKGRGELDRIERQALDFFQRTRDVFNALVDNDPSAYRIDASQTPELVEKAIFLQLDNWLTSLSDYD; from the coding sequence ATGTCAACGTTAGATAAGTTAGCCAATAAATTTATTGTGATTGAAGGTCTTGAAGGCGCTGGAAAGACCACTGCCATTAATTATGTTGCGAAATGGTTGGCTTTACAAAATATCCCTGAGAATAAAATAGTTTATACTCGCGAACCCGGTGGCACTGAGCTTGCTGAAAAAATCCGTGATATTGTCAAAATGGATATCGATGGTGAATTGCTTGACGATAAAGCCGAGCTACTGCTGATGTACGCTGCGCGAGTGCAGCTTGTTGAGCATTTGATTAAACCGGCTTTGGCAGAAGGAAAAGTAGTGATTGGTGATCGTCATAATTATTCATCACTTGCCTATCAAGGTGGTGGGCGAGGCATTGATTTACAGCTAATTAAAGAGATTAAACAGGTTGCCCTAGGTGATTTTGAAGCGGATTTTACCCTCTATTTAGATATTGACCCAGAACTTGGTTTAAGTCGCGCAAAAGGGCGTGGTGAATTAGATCGTATTGAGCGACAAGCGCTTGATTTTTTTCAACGAACACGCGACGTTTTTAACGCTTTAGTTGATAACGATCCAAGCGCTTACCGCATTGATGCGAGTCAAACGCCTGAATTGGTCGAAAAAGCCATTTTCTTACAGTTGGATAACTGGTTAACGAGCCTCTCTGACTATGATTGA
- the holB gene encoding DNA polymerase III subunit delta', whose product MIETVNNQFDLVSTSWLTPAFLQLINTYQSGRFAHGLLFTGSAGVGKFKQAKNLAQYLLCSDKQAHGACQACHSCKLFLAHNHLDFHFLHNENNSIGIEQVRGLIASLNERPHLGENKVVIIKDAHLLTSSAANALLKTLEEPQGNSYLILLARTHHQLMPTLLSRVQHTHIHTPDDVTLLAWLAELGYMVDDIGLLRLFQNSPLALLNHLRNIETGQSEDERKNCIEGIFALLNQPDTLFTFSHYLAEAVESRLQLLFHLFHDLHKLKLLDSALDHDAIYSFALPQLQIWQRQISLKSLRYINNEILHTRHLLVSHAAVKKELLINALLIKIKNEFMEPDYVG is encoded by the coding sequence ATGATTGAAACAGTGAATAATCAATTTGATTTGGTTTCCACTTCTTGGTTAACCCCTGCTTTCCTGCAATTAATAAATACCTACCAAAGCGGGCGTTTTGCTCACGGTTTATTGTTCACTGGTAGTGCGGGCGTGGGTAAATTTAAGCAGGCGAAAAATTTAGCGCAGTACTTACTTTGTAGTGATAAACAGGCCCATGGAGCCTGCCAAGCTTGTCATTCTTGTAAGCTTTTTTTAGCACATAATCATTTAGATTTTCATTTTCTACACAATGAAAATAACTCCATCGGTATTGAGCAAGTCAGAGGTCTCATCGCATCCTTGAATGAACGCCCCCATCTTGGTGAAAATAAGGTCGTTATTATTAAAGATGCGCATTTGTTAACGTCCTCAGCTGCGAATGCGTTACTGAAAACATTGGAAGAGCCGCAGGGGAATAGTTACTTGATTTTGCTCGCTCGTACGCATCATCAACTGATGCCAACGCTGCTTAGTCGCGTGCAACATACGCATATCCATACGCCCGATGATGTGACTCTGTTAGCTTGGTTAGCCGAGTTGGGCTATATGGTTGACGATATTGGTCTGTTACGCTTATTTCAAAATAGTCCATTAGCATTGTTAAATCATCTGCGCAATATTGAAACTGGGCAGAGTGAGGATGAACGTAAAAATTGCATCGAGGGTATCTTTGCACTATTAAATCAACCTGACACGCTATTTACATTTAGTCACTATTTGGCTGAAGCAGTTGAGTCACGTCTACAACTGTTATTTCACCTTTTCCATGATCTACATAAATTAAAACTACTTGATTCAGCACTTGACCATGATGCTATTTACAGCTTTGCGTTGCCCCAATTACAAATATGGCAGCGACAAATTAGTTTGAAAAGCTTGCGTTATATAAATAATGAAATATTGCATACGCGTCACTTACTTGTATCACATGCAGCGGTGAAGAAAGAGTTACTTATCAATGCATTGTTAATAAAAATAAAAAATGAATTTATGGAGCCCGATTATGTTGGTTGA
- a CDS encoding YchF/TatD family DNA exonuclease, whose translation MLVDSHCHLDGLDYKNRHKDLADVVSKAQAQGVNHLLSVCVELKKYPAMAELVAPFANISSSVGMHPLHQDEVVDEALLLKYAQDEKVVAIGETGLDYYYSPDNKEAQISSFRCHIRVARAVNKPLIIHTRDAREETLAILQEEGAAEVGGVLHCFTESLQMAQTAMELGFYISVSGIVTFKNAKALQAVIKAIPLDRLLVETDSPYLAPVPHRGQENEPAYTRDVAGFVANLKGISLAELAQVTTQNYFRLFATAKQCN comes from the coding sequence ATGTTGGTTGATTCTCATTGCCATCTCGATGGTTTAGATTATAAAAATAGACATAAAGATCTTGCCGATGTGGTCAGCAAAGCGCAAGCGCAGGGGGTTAATCATCTCTTGAGTGTTTGTGTGGAATTGAAAAAATATCCAGCAATGGCGGAATTGGTTGCCCCTTTTGCAAATATTTCCAGCTCAGTGGGGATGCATCCACTGCATCAAGATGAAGTAGTTGATGAGGCATTACTCTTAAAATATGCCCAAGATGAAAAAGTAGTCGCGATAGGTGAAACGGGGCTCGATTATTACTATTCGCCCGATAACAAAGAAGCACAGATAAGTTCTTTTCGTTGTCATATACGGGTTGCTCGTGCGGTCAATAAACCTTTGATTATACATACACGAGACGCTCGTGAAGAGACCTTAGCTATTTTGCAAGAAGAGGGGGCTGCAGAGGTTGGAGGGGTTTTACACTGCTTTACCGAATCGCTACAGATGGCACAAACTGCAATGGAGTTGGGCTTTTATATCTCGGTTTCTGGCATTGTTACCTTTAAAAATGCAAAGGCGCTACAAGCTGTGATCAAGGCTATCCCACTGGATCGTTTGTTAGTGGAGACCGATTCCCCCTACTTAGCTCCGGTGCCACACCGTGGACAAGAGAATGAACCTGCCTATACGCGCGATGTCGCAGGATTTGTCGCTAATTTAAAGGGCATCTCTTTAGCAGAACTAGCACAAGTAACAACACAAAATTACTTTAGGTTATTTGCAACCGCTAAGCAGTGTAATTAG